A genomic segment from Blastococcus sp. PRF04-17 encodes:
- a CDS encoding alpha/beta fold hydrolase yields MTTEAVQRVQVGEIEIAYETFGRREDPPVLLVMGLATQMIGWPDDFCRDLAGRGYFVVRFDNRDIGLSTHLHDAGAPDVMSVLGGDTSSVAYGLADLADDTIGLLDALALDRVHLVGASMGGMIAQLVALRAPERVATLTSIMSTTGDPSVGSPNDAALGVLLAPPAGDRDAAIQRVVDTYRVIGSPGFEFDESALRDRAGLSFDRAYDPAGVARQLAAILTTPDRTPELRKIAVPTLVIHGAEDALVNVTGGRATAAAIPDCDLLVVDGMGHDLPRAVWPQLLDRMTALFARAG; encoded by the coding sequence ATGACGACCGAGGCGGTCCAGCGGGTCCAGGTGGGCGAGATCGAGATCGCCTACGAGACGTTCGGCCGCCGGGAGGACCCCCCGGTGCTCCTGGTCATGGGCCTGGCCACGCAGATGATCGGCTGGCCCGACGACTTCTGCCGCGACCTGGCCGGACGCGGGTACTTCGTCGTCCGCTTCGACAACCGCGACATCGGGCTGTCCACCCACCTGCACGACGCCGGCGCGCCCGACGTCATGTCCGTCCTCGGCGGCGACACCTCGTCGGTCGCCTACGGTCTCGCGGACCTGGCCGACGACACCATCGGCCTCCTCGACGCCCTCGCCCTGGACCGCGTGCACCTGGTCGGTGCCTCGATGGGCGGCATGATCGCCCAGCTCGTGGCGCTCCGGGCCCCGGAGCGGGTCGCCACCCTGACGTCGATCATGTCGACCACCGGCGACCCCTCGGTCGGGTCGCCGAACGACGCCGCGCTCGGCGTCCTCCTCGCTCCCCCGGCCGGTGACCGCGACGCGGCGATCCAGCGCGTCGTGGACACCTACCGCGTGATCGGGTCGCCCGGGTTCGAGTTCGACGAGTCCGCGCTGCGCGACCGGGCCGGCCTCTCCTTCGACCGGGCCTACGACCCGGCCGGTGTGGCCCGCCAGCTGGCCGCGATCCTCACGACGCCCGACCGCACTCCGGAGCTGCGGAAGATCGCGGTGCCGACGCTGGTCATCCACGGCGCGGAGGACGCGCTGGTGAACGTGACCGGCGGCCGGGCCACCGCGGCGGCGATCCCCGACTGCGACCTGCTCGTCGTCGATGGCATGGGCCACGACCTGCCGCGCGCGGTGTGGCCGCAGCTGCTCGACCGGATGACCGCGTTGTTCGCCCGGGCGGGCTGA
- a CDS encoding DUF305 domain-containing protein has protein sequence MTAAPAEPRPRALRTALLAVIAVGLVALGGGLAVALGIGRSAVPSADSVDVGFSRDMARHHLQGVQMANLALERSEDRAVRGLAFDISATQTNQTGRMQGWLSLWGLQPTGGDVMGWMGEGDHAGHAMGEGGLMPGMATQQELADLRELSGTEFDVEFLRLMIRHHQGGREMAEYAAQHAQEPAVRSLAGSMVRSQSAETNLMAGMLAERGGTPLPAP, from the coding sequence CGCACGGCGCTCCTGGCCGTGATCGCCGTCGGCCTGGTGGCGCTCGGCGGCGGGCTGGCCGTCGCGCTCGGCATCGGCCGCTCCGCCGTTCCCTCGGCGGACTCCGTCGATGTCGGGTTCTCCCGAGACATGGCGCGGCACCACCTGCAGGGCGTCCAGATGGCCAACCTGGCGCTCGAGCGCAGCGAGGACCGGGCCGTCCGCGGCCTGGCGTTCGACATCTCCGCGACCCAGACGAACCAGACCGGGCGGATGCAGGGCTGGCTGAGCCTCTGGGGCCTGCAGCCGACCGGCGGCGACGTCATGGGCTGGATGGGTGAGGGTGACCACGCCGGCCACGCGATGGGCGAGGGCGGGCTGATGCCCGGGATGGCTACGCAGCAGGAGCTCGCCGACCTCCGCGAGCTGTCCGGCACCGAGTTCGACGTGGAGTTCCTGCGGCTGATGATCCGGCACCACCAGGGCGGCAGGGAGATGGCCGAGTACGCCGCGCAGCACGCGCAGGAGCCGGCCGTGCGGAGCCTGGCCGGCAGCATGGTCCGGTCGCAGTCGGCCGAGACGAACCTGATGGCCGGCATGCTCGCCGAGCGGGGCGGGACGCCGCTGCCGGCGCCGTAG
- a CDS encoding SDR family NAD(P)-dependent oxidoreductase, which yields MFRLDGRVAIVTGASSGLGVVFARTLAEAGADVVLGARRVDRLAATQQAVEEAGRRAISVATDVARPDDCQALVDAAMAEFGRVDVLVNNAGIGTAAPATRETPEQFRQVIDVNLNGCYWMAQACGRVMQPGSSIVNISSVLGLTTAGLPQAAYAASKAGLIGLTRDLAQQWTGRKGIRVNALAPGFFESEMTDQYPEGYLESQLARVLVGRKGDPRELAAALIFLVSDAGGYVTGTTLPVEGGMLTS from the coding sequence ATGTTCCGGCTCGACGGCCGGGTGGCGATCGTGACGGGGGCCTCGTCGGGCCTCGGCGTCGTCTTCGCCCGCACGCTCGCCGAGGCCGGCGCCGACGTCGTCCTCGGCGCTCGCCGGGTGGACCGGCTGGCGGCGACGCAGCAGGCGGTGGAGGAGGCGGGCCGCCGCGCGATCTCCGTGGCCACCGACGTGGCGCGGCCCGACGACTGCCAGGCGCTCGTCGACGCGGCCATGGCCGAGTTCGGCCGCGTCGACGTCCTGGTGAACAACGCGGGCATCGGGACGGCGGCGCCGGCGACCCGGGAGACCCCGGAGCAGTTCCGCCAGGTGATCGACGTCAACCTCAACGGCTGCTACTGGATGGCTCAGGCGTGCGGCCGGGTGATGCAGCCGGGGAGCTCGATCGTGAACATCTCCAGCGTGCTCGGGCTGACCACCGCGGGTCTGCCGCAGGCCGCCTACGCGGCGAGCAAGGCCGGGCTGATCGGGCTGACCCGCGACCTGGCCCAGCAGTGGACCGGCCGCAAGGGCATCCGGGTCAACGCGCTGGCGCCCGGCTTCTTCGAGTCCGAGATGACCGACCAGTACCCCGAGGGCTACCTGGAGTCGCAGCTCGCGCGCGTGCTGGTCGGGCGCAAGGGCGATCCCAGGGAGCTCGCGGCCGCGCTGATCTTCCTGGTGAGCGACGCCGGCGGGTACGTCACCGGCACCACCCTCCCGGTCGAGGGCGGGATGCTGACCAGCTGA